A window of the Zeugodacus cucurbitae isolate PBARC_wt_2022May chromosome 4, idZeuCucr1.2, whole genome shotgun sequence genome harbors these coding sequences:
- the LOC105212974 gene encoding syntaxin-17: protein MASNDKIPLKQAEVSVRRFNDLAIPHHLSLLKNHRSNIEKSLALGDWNKIKKEEINATRVIKQLKNLLLEMDTLRERVRPEDLQRFDIMMEDGKNKAFQGMSEYLELKLKAPSYNKYSISLANCEEEENPPPVEIGLTTAHRQVIPPIETKYEQQEYQLQQRQACLDELEQLQNEIRDLNGMYCNMHHLVQEQGESVRVIADNAEEALENVQIGENNLRKALTYKKAMYPVVGALIGTCVGGPIGLVAGLKAGGLAAVGCGILGFTGGSVLKSNPSINPAVMQGNIEEESSQEPIELERTDE from the exons ATGGCTTCGAACGACAAAATACCTTTAAAACAGGCCGAAGTTTCAGTTCGACGATTTAATGATCTTGCTATACCACATCATTTGAGTCTCCTGAAAAATCATCGTAGCAATATCGAAAAAAGCTTAGCGTTAGGTGATTGGAACAAAATTAAGAAGGAAGAAATTAATGCAACTCGCGTAATTAAACAACTTAAGAATTTGCTGCTTGAAATGGATACTCTACGTGAAAGGGTCCGTCCTGAAGACTTACAAAGGTTCGATATAATGATGGAAGATGGTAAAAATAAAGCTTTCCAAGGCATGAGTGAATATTTAG aacttAAACTGAAAGCACCGTCATATAATAAATACTCAATCTCATTGGCAAATTGTGAAGAGGAAGAAAATCCCCCACCTGTAGAAATAGGGCTAACCACTGCACACCGGCAAGTAATACCTCCGATTGAAACGAAGTATGAACAGCAAGAATATCAGTTGCAACAAAGACAAGCATGTTTGGATGAACTAGAACAATTGCAAAACGAGATCCGGGATCTCAATGGAATGTATTGTAATATGCATCATCTGGTCCAAGAACAAGGAGAGAGTGTACGTGTCATTGCTGATAACGCGGAAGAAGCCCTTGAGAATGTGCAAATTGGTGAAAATAATTTGCGCAAAGCCCTTACATACAAAAAAGCGATGTATCCGGTAGTTGGTGCATTGATAGGCACTTGCGTAGGTGGCCCTATTGGATTGGTAGCTGGTTTGAAAGCAGGTGGTCTGGCGGCGGTAGGCTGTGGAATTCTTGGATTCACTGGTGGTTCCGTTCTGAAAAGCAACCCATCAATAAATCCCGCAGTTATGCAAGGTAATATTGAGGAAGAAAGTTCACAAGAGCCTATAGAACTGGAAAGAACGGATGAATGA
- the LOC105212975 gene encoding protein LLP homolog codes for MGRTNRSRKRRDEMNKIKKARYEAKELIRLKKTLGLIDADGNEVMKDMSEVATVKTAKELKQEKKTREEQELEHEMEERREPGKNFTEVNENTGKVHVYNSKTMKDQHGSYPPWYKPKTTAKRMRKKAHAMKKRFKQTWTTANVPL; via the exons atgGGTCGTACAAACCGTTCTCGTAAGCGTCGGGATGAAATGAACAAGATTAAGAAAGCGCGTTACGAAGCAAAGGAACTAATTCGTTTGAAAAAAACGTTGGGTCTTATAGACGCTGATGGAAATGAAGTTATGAAAGATATGTCAGAAGTAGCCACTGTAAAAACCGCTAaagaattaaaacaa GAAAAGAAAACTCGTGAAGAACAAGAATTGGAGCACGAGATGGAAGAGCGTCGCGAGCCAGGCAAAAACTTTACAGAAGTGAACGAGAATACTGGAAAAGTCCATGTTTATAATAGCAAAACAATGAAAGATCAACATGGTTCTTATCCGCCTTGGTATAAGCCAAAGACAACGGCCAAACGTATGCGAAAGAAGGCACACGCGATGAAGAAACGTTTTAAACAGACTTGGACAACTGCGAATGTTccgttgtaa
- the LOC105212976 gene encoding uncharacterized protein LOC105212976 isoform X1, whose protein sequence is MVLRSGIIIPFQFRDSKKLLMIGVPEENRNLNIWDLRNVVRAAFGIYNFEFRNKKIGFNIPDELLLHYLAQCHDLTNFVIEIGQVYDPCKENFTSIASCPTCRCSIAQKSSLELHDNTDAPIYHTTVGGRSNASGTSSQNSQNADEIPAMKIRMQHSNIAASDISHMEIEPKIDYDSTINTTGSNTEVDGSSSPPLSVHAKSSVYIDEEHHQQQQQELHLERLQHEYALQQHQQQQHFEALMQENTTGNSFRQRKERMSKKQKEIYVNFMEQNPVINEHRRSDPILDQYWVKLADILNSVPQGAVKHVAEWKQTFDNWRYRVFLYARYNSKITGTDALNPKSFKPFTQTDKRAYHFWIRNPDTAPPDLDKMRNVFVNLEETQQE, encoded by the exons atggtGCTGCGCTCGGGCATAATAATCCCTTTTCAATTTCGTGACAGTAAGAAACTCCTAATGATCGGAGTGCCTGAAGAGAATCGTAATTTGAACATCTGGGACTTGAGAAACGTTG TGAGAGCTGCATTTGGAATTTACAACTTTGAGttccgaaataaaaaaattggattCAACATACCGGATGAACTGCTTTTGCATTATTTGGCGCAATGCCATGATCTTACCAATTTCGTTATAGAAATTGGACAAG TTTATGACCCTTGCAAAGAAAACTTTACTTCAATAGCGAGTTGTCCAACATGCCGTTGTTCAATAGCACAAAAGTCGTCTTTGGAATTGCATGATAATACAGATGCTCCCATTTACCATACAACAGTTGGCGGTCGTTCTAATGCCAGCGGAACAAGTtcacaaaattcacaaaatgctGATGAAATCCCCGCAATGAAAATTCGCATGCAACATTCGAATATAGCTGCTAGTGACATAAGTCATATGGAAATAGAACCGAAAATTGACTATGACTCGACCATTAATACGACTGGTTCAAATACTGAAGTAGATGGCTCTTCATCTCCGCCATTATCGGTGCATGCAAAATCTAGTGTGTATATTGATGAAGAACatcatcaacagcagcaacaagaaCTACACTTGGAACGTTTACAACATGAATACGCTTTgcaacagcatcaacaacaacaacatttcgaGGCTTTGATGCAAGAAAACACTACTGGAAACAGCTTTAGAC AACGCAAAGAACGTATGTCAAAAAAGCAAAAGGAAATATACGTTAACTTTATGGAGCAAAACCCAGTGATTAACGAACACCGTCGGAGTGATCCTATTTTGGATCAATATTGGGTAAAATTAGCAGATATTCTTAATTCTGTGCCACAAGGAGCAGTAAAACATGTAGCAGAGTGGAAACAG ACTTTCGATAACTGGCGCTATCGTGTGTTTTTGTATGCTCGGTACAATTCGAAAATCACAGGAACCGATGCCTTAAATCCAAAAAGCTTCAAGCCCTTCACACAAACGGATAAGCGTGCTTATCACTTTTGGATAAGAAACCCTGACACGGCTCCACCTGATTTGGACAAAATGCGGAATGTGTTCGTAAATTTAGAGGAGACACAGCAAGAATAG
- the LOC105212976 gene encoding uncharacterized protein LOC105212976 isoform X3 has translation MVLRSGIIIPFQFRDSKKLLMIGVPEENRNLNIWDLRNVVRAAFGIYNFEFRNKKIGFNIPDELLLHYLAQCHDLTNFVIEIGQVYDPCKENFTSIASCPTCRCSIAQKSSLELHDNTDAPIYHTTVGGRSNASGTSSQNSQNADEIPAMKIRMQHSNIAASDISHMEIEPKIDYDSTINTTGSNTEVDGSSSPPLSVHAKSSVYIDEEHHQQQQQELHLERLQHEYALQQHQQQQHFEALMQENTTGNSFRQRKERMSKKQKEIYVNFMEQNPVINEHRRSDPILDQYWVKLADILNSVPQGAVKHVAEWKQYNSLYSLDFR, from the exons atggtGCTGCGCTCGGGCATAATAATCCCTTTTCAATTTCGTGACAGTAAGAAACTCCTAATGATCGGAGTGCCTGAAGAGAATCGTAATTTGAACATCTGGGACTTGAGAAACGTTG TGAGAGCTGCATTTGGAATTTACAACTTTGAGttccgaaataaaaaaattggattCAACATACCGGATGAACTGCTTTTGCATTATTTGGCGCAATGCCATGATCTTACCAATTTCGTTATAGAAATTGGACAAG TTTATGACCCTTGCAAAGAAAACTTTACTTCAATAGCGAGTTGTCCAACATGCCGTTGTTCAATAGCACAAAAGTCGTCTTTGGAATTGCATGATAATACAGATGCTCCCATTTACCATACAACAGTTGGCGGTCGTTCTAATGCCAGCGGAACAAGTtcacaaaattcacaaaatgctGATGAAATCCCCGCAATGAAAATTCGCATGCAACATTCGAATATAGCTGCTAGTGACATAAGTCATATGGAAATAGAACCGAAAATTGACTATGACTCGACCATTAATACGACTGGTTCAAATACTGAAGTAGATGGCTCTTCATCTCCGCCATTATCGGTGCATGCAAAATCTAGTGTGTATATTGATGAAGAACatcatcaacagcagcaacaagaaCTACACTTGGAACGTTTACAACATGAATACGCTTTgcaacagcatcaacaacaacaacatttcgaGGCTTTGATGCAAGAAAACACTACTGGAAACAGCTTTAGAC AACGCAAAGAACGTATGTCAAAAAAGCAAAAGGAAATATACGTTAACTTTATGGAGCAAAACCCAGTGATTAACGAACACCGTCGGAGTGATCCTATTTTGGATCAATATTGGGTAAAATTAGCAGATATTCTTAATTCTGTGCCACAAGGAGCAGTAAAACATGTAGCAGAGTGGAAACAG TATAATTCATTGTACTCATTAGACTTTCGATAA
- the LOC105212976 gene encoding uncharacterized protein LOC105212976 isoform X2, whose translation MVLRSGIIIPFQFRDSKKLLMIGVPEENRNLNIWDLRNVVRAAFGIYNFEFRNKKIGFNIPDELLLHYLAQCHDLTNFVIEIGQGNPNDVLQNNGIADSSCSENYVPADVSLQINDNIHITEAPGQQYTDPFDGKHVKYAECIANPDGRKVLTNASETIVNIDDPITKCEQSDSEIENEHKLNKQSFEIDRVHDQQNQEFQMFDAHKHFENRTDTDIHLKKMNYQQHQFASCSINRFRKRGERMSKDQKEVYVKYFEENPCMQSQRRNDSLLESHWNKLATILNNIPQGAVKNVEEWKQTFDAWRYRVFMYYRYNYKLSGSVSHNVKNFKPLTSTDQRAYSMWTSSKSTPSQQSDKLNTFSKSEIDQPNYNY comes from the exons atggtGCTGCGCTCGGGCATAATAATCCCTTTTCAATTTCGTGACAGTAAGAAACTCCTAATGATCGGAGTGCCTGAAGAGAATCGTAATTTGAACATCTGGGACTTGAGAAACGTTG TGAGAGCTGCATTTGGAATTTACAACTTTGAGttccgaaataaaaaaattggattCAACATACCGGATGAACTGCTTTTGCATTATTTGGCGCAATGCCATGATCTTACCAATTTCGTTATAGAAATTGGACAAG GAAATCCAAATGACGTTTTGCAAAATAATGGAATCGCTGACTCCTCTTGTTCAGAGAACTATGTTCCTGCTGATGTTTCACTacaaatcaatgataatataCACATAACAGAAGCTCCAGGACAACAATATACAGACCCATTTGATGGTAAACATGTTAAATATGCAGAATGCATAGCTAATCCCGATGGGCGAAAAGTTTTAACAAATGCTTCCGAGACTATT GTAAACATTGACGATCCTATAACAAAATGTGAGCAGAGTGACTCTGAAATAGAAAACGAACATAAACTGAATAAACAATCGTTTGAAATCGACCGTGTACATGATCAGCAAAATCAAGAATTCCAAATGTTTGACGCAcacaaacattttgaaaatagaaCGGACACTGACATTCACttaaagaaaatgaattatCAACAACATCAGTTCGCTTCATGTTCAATTAACCGCTTTAGAA AGAGAGGGGAGAGAATGTCTAAAGATCAGAAGGAAGTGTAcgttaaatatttcgaagaaaacCCATGCATGCAGTCTCAACGTCGCAACGACTCTTTGCTAGAATCCCATTGGAATAAATTGGCTACGATCTTAAACAACATTCCACAAGGAGCGGTAAAAAACGTGGAAGAATGGAAACAAACTTTTGATGCTTGGCGGTATAGAGTTTTTATGTATTATCGCTACAATTACAAACTCTCCGGCTCCGTTTCGCACAATGTAAAGAATTTCAAACCGCTAACATCCACTGATCAGCGTGCGTATTCAATGTGGACCAGTTCTAAAAGCACCCCATCACAACAATCGGATAAGCTGAACACATTTTCCAAATCCGAAATTGATCAGCCGAATTAcaattattga
- the LOC105212976 gene encoding uncharacterized protein LOC105212976 isoform X4 gives MVLRSGIIIPFQFRDSKKLLMIGVPEENRNLNIWDLRNVVRAAFGIYNFEFRNKKIGFNIPDELLLHYLAQCHDLTNFVIEIGQDMFFQLNKNRTSRSPYCTCL, from the exons atggtGCTGCGCTCGGGCATAATAATCCCTTTTCAATTTCGTGACAGTAAGAAACTCCTAATGATCGGAGTGCCTGAAGAGAATCGTAATTTGAACATCTGGGACTTGAGAAACGTTG TGAGAGCTGCATTTGGAATTTACAACTTTGAGttccgaaataaaaaaattggattCAACATACCGGATGAACTGCTTTTGCATTATTTGGCGCAATGCCATGATCTTACCAATTTCGTTATAGAAATTGGACAAG ATATGTTCTttcaactaaataaaaatagaacttCACGCTCACCGTACTGCACTTGCCTCTA G
- the LOC105212976 gene encoding uncharacterized protein LOC105212976 isoform X5: MVLRSGIIIPFQFRDSKKLLMIGVPEENRNLNIWDLRNVVRAAFGIYNFEFRNKKIGFNIPDELLLHYLAQCHDLTNFVIEIGQGE; the protein is encoded by the exons atggtGCTGCGCTCGGGCATAATAATCCCTTTTCAATTTCGTGACAGTAAGAAACTCCTAATGATCGGAGTGCCTGAAGAGAATCGTAATTTGAACATCTGGGACTTGAGAAACGTTG TGAGAGCTGCATTTGGAATTTACAACTTTGAGttccgaaataaaaaaattggattCAACATACCGGATGAACTGCTTTTGCATTATTTGGCGCAATGCCATGATCTTACCAATTTCGTTATAGAAATTGGACAAGGTGAGTAA